The following proteins are co-located in the Halobaculum roseum genome:
- a CDS encoding MarR family transcriptional regulator encodes MEVGSGVGDDTTPREVIHFITQQTRFSLISDILAHPQQLPSMYELEELNPSVSDATVYKYIQKLIDAGIVTEVALDDDQRRQGYPWKFYGLTEEGREFLETHNLLAAEETLQQIYDTIADKPEKMVKYENAPRPD; translated from the coding sequence ATGGAGGTTGGTTCGGGTGTCGGCGACGACACGACACCACGGGAAGTCATCCACTTCATTACACAGCAGACACGATTTTCGCTTATCAGCGATATTCTCGCTCACCCCCAACAGCTCCCATCAATGTATGAACTCGAGGAGCTCAACCCCAGCGTGAGTGATGCCACCGTCTACAAGTACATCCAGAAGCTGATCGACGCCGGCATCGTCACGGAGGTCGCCCTGGACGACGACCAGCGCCGGCAGGGGTATCCCTGGAAGTTCTACGGCCTCACCGAGGAGGGTCGGGAGTTCTTGGAGACGCACAATCTGCTTGCCGCGGAGGAGACACTTCAGCAGATCTACGACACCATCGCCGATAAGCCCGAGAAGATGGTCAAGTACGAGAACGCGCCCCGTCCAGATTAG
- a CDS encoding type IV toxin-antitoxin system AbiEi family antitoxin domain-containing protein translates to MGIIEQSQNIRQGLSTRESRLLAQLAGAGHQIISVDDIETTLEVPPNTAREIASRLTEKGWLDRLFPGTYLIIPLTAGEEAVYTTHEYLIAAHVAEPMYIGYYSALSHHGLTEQVPRTVYVVTPTRAQSREIHGVPYRVTTVTEQKFFGFEPTSIEGTTVQVSDLEKTLVDCADHPEFCGGLRKLATAMRTADERGCNWDTVGEYLERLDNGAATKRIVYLADQLGIDLPAREELVASFTSGYSLLDPTRPDTGSTNSTYRLRINVESAMLEPTES, encoded by the coding sequence ATGGGTATCATAGAACAATCGCAAAATATACGCCAGGGTCTCTCGACTCGAGAAAGTCGACTCCTTGCACAACTCGCTGGCGCGGGGCACCAGATCATCTCCGTCGACGACATCGAGACGACCCTGGAGGTCCCCCCAAACACCGCCCGCGAGATCGCCTCCCGGCTCACCGAGAAGGGCTGGCTCGACCGGCTCTTCCCGGGCACGTATCTCATCATTCCACTCACTGCCGGCGAGGAGGCCGTGTACACCACCCACGAGTACCTCATCGCCGCCCACGTCGCCGAGCCGATGTACATCGGCTACTACAGCGCCCTCAGCCACCACGGGCTGACCGAACAGGTTCCCCGGACGGTGTACGTCGTCACGCCGACCCGAGCGCAAAGCAGGGAGATCCACGGCGTCCCGTACCGTGTCACGACAGTCACCGAGCAGAAATTCTTCGGCTTTGAGCCGACATCCATCGAGGGTACGACCGTTCAGGTCAGCGACCTGGAGAAGACACTGGTCGACTGTGCGGACCACCCCGAGTTCTGTGGTGGTCTTCGGAAACTTGCGACCGCGATGCGCACCGCCGACGAACGGGGTTGCAACTGGGACACCGTCGGCGAGTACCTCGAACGCCTCGACAACGGCGCTGCGACCAAGCGGATCGTCTATCTCGCCGACCAGCTCGGCATCGACCTCCCCGCCCGCGAGGAACTCGTTGCGTCGTTCACAAGTGGCTACTCGCTGCTGGACCCGACGCGGCCCGACACCGGATCGACCAACAGTACGTATCGCCTCCGAATCAACGTCGAGTCAGCCATGCTGGAGCCCACGGAGTCCTGA
- a CDS encoding ArsR family transcriptional regulator, translating into MSETDTGAADAGPFAEQQRLFKLLSQDTRHLIIQELLGHPAHLMSLAELEYMTGKSQAAIKDQLETLIDAGLLARYTYEPSEGKRDLPAQFYGFTERGVEVLHDYKYLRGLPVARALYENTRKTEKIERHESAPRPELPDAVAEALEFDEPDLDAVDGGTNP; encoded by the coding sequence ATGAGCGAAACCGACACTGGCGCGGCCGATGCGGGGCCGTTCGCGGAACAACAGCGGCTGTTCAAGCTGCTGTCCCAGGATACGCGCCATCTCATCATCCAGGAGCTGCTGGGCCATCCCGCCCATCTAATGTCGCTCGCCGAACTCGAGTATATGACCGGGAAGAGCCAGGCGGCCATCAAAGACCAGTTGGAGACGTTGATCGACGCCGGGCTCCTCGCACGCTACACGTACGAACCAAGCGAGGGGAAACGTGATCTCCCCGCCCAGTTCTACGGATTCACAGAGCGGGGGGTCGAGGTCCTCCACGACTACAAGTATCTCCGTGGGCTTCCGGTCGCACGTGCCCTCTACGAAAACACGCGCAAGACCGAGAAAATCGAGCGCCACGAATCGGCCCCTCGCCCGGAGCTTCCGGATGCCGTCGCGGAAGCCCTCGAGTTCGACGAGCCCGATCTCGACGCCGTCGATGGTGGCACAAACCCATAG
- a CDS encoding RNA-guided endonuclease InsQ/TnpB family protein encodes MADDYVRRTAITRLSVDGRQRELLEETISEWKRGCQLATDMAWGKCNAKSDVQPLAYDDVREQTGLGSQHAILATHQAAQAITGCIERRSNGKKVSKPTFTAPTVKYDTRTMTLFDDDTVSLSTTESRVRCSLALPDADDGYQRQYLNSDEWSVTESTLTARNGDYFLHIGFRRHKTDTERNTAEDGTVLGVDLGIKNLAVTSTACFFSGRELTHDLREFEKVRAGLQQTGTRSAHRTLEQSSGRELRYVRDVLHRASNAIVDEALRYECDVIAFEDLTHIRDRTGASWGHKWAFQTLYEQVEYKAEANGILVQQVGSAYTSKRCAECGFTADENRPNRTDFCCQKCESEANADYNAAKNIGMRYVRRGQQSSRRTGNSQLALKSGTVTPSGGFTAHPDGFEVEDTDKPHPQRAKSSD; translated from the coding sequence GTGGCAGACGACTACGTGCGCCGGACAGCAATCACCCGACTCTCGGTAGATGGTAGGCAACGCGAGTTGCTTGAGGAGACCATCTCTGAGTGGAAGCGTGGTTGCCAGCTCGCCACCGACATGGCGTGGGGCAAGTGCAACGCCAAGAGCGACGTACAGCCCCTCGCCTACGACGACGTGCGTGAGCAAACCGGCCTCGGGAGTCAGCATGCGATTCTCGCCACCCACCAAGCCGCACAAGCCATCACTGGCTGTATCGAACGCCGGTCCAACGGCAAGAAGGTCAGCAAGCCGACGTTCACCGCACCCACGGTGAAGTACGACACCCGGACGATGACGCTGTTCGATGACGACACGGTTTCTCTCTCCACGACAGAGAGTCGCGTCCGGTGTTCGCTCGCACTTCCCGATGCCGACGATGGCTACCAACGGCAGTACCTCAACTCTGACGAATGGAGCGTTACAGAAAGTACGCTCACCGCCCGCAACGGCGATTACTTCTTGCACATCGGCTTCCGCCGACACAAGACCGACACCGAACGGAATACCGCCGAGGACGGAACGGTCCTCGGGGTTGACCTCGGTATCAAAAATCTCGCCGTCACCAGCACTGCCTGCTTCTTTAGCGGGCGAGAGTTAACCCATGACCTCCGCGAGTTCGAGAAGGTACGCGCCGGCCTCCAACAGACCGGAACGCGAAGCGCCCACCGGACGCTTGAACAGTCGAGTGGCCGGGAACTTCGCTACGTCCGCGACGTACTTCACCGAGCGTCGAACGCTATCGTAGACGAAGCACTCCGATACGAGTGCGACGTGATCGCGTTCGAGGACCTAACCCACATCCGCGACCGCACGGGTGCGTCGTGGGGCCACAAGTGGGCGTTCCAAACGCTCTACGAGCAAGTAGAGTACAAAGCCGAAGCGAACGGTATCTTGGTGCAGCAGGTGGGTTCGGCGTACACGTCGAAACGGTGCGCCGAGTGTGGCTTCACAGCCGACGAGAATCGCCCGAATCGAACCGATTTCTGCTGTCAGAAGTGCGAGTCGGAAGCGAACGCAGACTACAACGCGGCGAAGAACATCGGTATGCGGTACGTCCGCCGAGGCCAACAGTCGTCCCGGCGGACGGGCAACAGTCAGCTTGCCCTAAAGTCTGGAACGGTGACGCCAAGTGGCGGATTTACCGCCCACCCGGACGGGTTCGAGGTCGAGGACACGGACAAGCCCCACCCTCAACGAGCAAAGTCGTCAGACTGA